In a genomic window of Candidatus Dependentiae bacterium:
- a CDS encoding HIT domain-containing protein, with protein MLNDLGYMNQDCVFCKIVSGQIPSKKIQETDDLIVVKDLHPQAPIHYLIIPKKHIKNIQSCSQQDQLLFGSVFLMAQKLSQEIPGAQEFKLISNNGASVGQSVFHIHIHFLAGNSSLTHTA; from the coding sequence CTATATGAATCAAGATTGTGTTTTTTGTAAGATTGTTTCTGGTCAGATCCCAAGTAAAAAAATTCAAGAAACTGATGATTTAATAGTCGTTAAAGATTTGCATCCACAAGCGCCAATTCATTATTTAATTATTCCTAAAAAGCATATCAAAAATATTCAGTCCTGTAGCCAGCAGGACCAGCTTCTTTTTGGATCTGTTTTTTTGATGGCACAAAAACTTTCTCAAGAAATACCAGGCGCGCAAGAGTTCAAATTAATTTCTAACAATGGCGCATCTGTTGGGCAGTCTGTTTTTCATATCCATATTCATTTTTTGGCAGGAAATAGTTCTTTAACGCATACTGCTTAA